The following is a genomic window from Niveispirillum cyanobacteriorum.
TGATCAGCGTGCCAAGCCGGCGCGGCGGCCGCCCCGACAGGCCCAAAACCTCGCACCGGCCCAGCTCCGCCAGCGCACCGACCAGCACATCGACATGGCAGATATTGATGGACCCGCCAGCCTGCGCCAACGTTTGACAGGTGACACCCTGTTCCTTGAGCTGCACGCGGACCTTTTCATCCTCTGCCAGCACCACCAGACGCACGGGCACAGGCGGCTTGGGCTTCAGCTTGGCGCGGCGGTTCAGCGGATCGACATCACCCGGCGCCAGGAAGCCCTCATCAATCAGCAGACCCATGATGAACAGGCTCTGCGCCCACAGAAGCGGCACATTCTCATTCGGCACGCGCGTCTGGCTGCCGGGATGGGCGCGTTCGGCCTCCACCGCCTCTTCCGGGACGATGAACAGTTCCGGCAGCAAGGCATCGCCGCCACGCTCGACCAGCAGGCTTTCCAGCTTTTCCCGCCAGTGGGCCGCGTCGCGCGCGTCCCCCGTCAACAGGGCTGTGACGTAAAAATAGGTGTAGAAAAGCGGCCATTCGCTTTCGATGCCGCGGAACCGCTCCAACTCGCCCGCCTCGTAATGCAGGCGGGAATGGTCCTCCAGCACCGTCTGGTGCCCATCGGTCAGGAAGCGCTTGCAGCCATAGGGACCGGCCAGCTTGGTCAGGATCTCATTGCGGGTCCGCTCCACCAAATCGGGGGCATCGACGGCAAAGGCAGGCCAGCCGATGATACCCAGCGTGGCGGCATCCACCTCCTTCGACCCGGATTCACGCGGCAGCAGCGCCTCCACCGTGGCCCGCGCCCGTGCAATCTCGTCCGGGACGGCATGGATGACGGCCACGCGCCCCCCATCCTCGCCCAGCAGGTCCAGGCCCTGCATCGCCTCCATGGCCGCCTTGGCCATGCCGATGGAACTGGCGTTCAGCTCGACCGCCCCGTCATTAATCTTGCGCCCCCGTTCCCAGATGCCGAAATCGGCGATGCGATAGGCGGGGCCGATGTAATGGACAAGGTTCTGGACGAACGCCACCTCGTCCATCGTGTAGATGACCGACATGCCCGATCGCGTCATCTGCGCCAGCATCAGCAGGAACAGGGACGTGGCGTCGATCTGCAAATGGCCCCAGCCATCATCGGCAGCCACCGCCTCGCCGGTGCTGGCCGAATAGATGGCGTGCAAACTGTCCAGCGGGGCCTGGGTATGCTTGAACCGCTCCACCTTGGCCGCTTGGCGCATCATGGCCTGCAACAGGCCGCGCATGGTCTTGACCACGCCTTGTTCCAGCAGGCGGGCGCGAGCCGTACTGTCGCCCCGGCGGCGATAAGCCAGCGACAGGGCCCAGGGGCCGATGATCGAATAGACGTTATCGCGTACCCAGGCATGGGTGTAATTGCCATGCACCGTAACGGCGGTACTGGCTGGCAGCAGACCCGTGATCGGGTGCTGTCGCGACAGGATCACGCGGTTCACATGGTCGAACAACCGGTCCAGTGCGGTCTTCACCGCCTGCCCGCCTTGCTTGGCCACTCCGCGTGGCAATGGCGATTCCGGCATCTGGCACCCCGTAACCAACATACTGCATGCATACCCATTGAGAGTAACAGCGTTACACGTCTGCGCAACTGTTGCAATGCAGCATGGCATACGAAATCATGGGCAGGATGGGTCGGGATGATAGGATCACAGCCCATCCCTCGGCCCCACAGGAAAGACCCGCCCGATCATGAATATTCAGCGCGCCAGCGGCCTTCTCCTGCACCCGACTTCGCTGCCCGGCGGGCATGGCATCGGCGATATGGGGCCTGCCGCCCGTGCCTTTCTGGCCGACATGCAGGCCGCCGGACAAAGCATCTGGCAGATCCTGCCCCTGGCCCCGACCAGCCTGGGCAACAGCCCCTATTCGGCCCTGTCCAGCTTTGCCGGCAACCCGCTGCTGATCAGCTTTGATGATCTGGTCCGCGATGGTTTCGCGGATGCCGCCATCCTGTCAGGACTACCCGGAAACGAGGCGGAGCGGGTGGATTATGACGGGGTGGCGGCCTCCAAGCTGGCAGCCCTGGATATCGTGGCTGGCAATTTCCTGAAACGGTCCAGCGATGACGAGGAATGGGGCGATTTCGAACTGTTCCGGGCACGCAACGATGCCGAATGGCTGGATGATTACGCGCTCTACACTGTGCTGAAGGCCAAGCATGGCGGGGCCGCCTGGCTGGACTGGAACGCGCTTTATGCCAGCCGTGACCCGATCGGCATCGGGGAGGCGCGGCACACGCTGTCGTTCGAGATCAAGAAGATCAAGGTGCAGCAGTTCCTGTTCTTCCGGCAATGGATGGCGCTGAAGAAGGATGCCAATGCGCGCGGCATCCGCATCATGGGCGACATCCCCATCTTCGTGGCGGGCGACAGCGCCGATGTCTGGTCACGCCGTGACCTGTTCGATCTGGACGGGTCGGGCCGCCCCACCATCGTGGCCGGTGTGCCACCCGATTATTTCAGCGCGACGGGCCAGCGTTGGGGCAACCCGCTCTACCGCTGGGATGCGCACCGGGCCGAAGGTTTCTCCTGGTGGCACCGGCGCATCGCCAAGACGCTGGAAACCGTGGATATGGTCCGCATCGACCATTTCCGGGGGTTCGAGGCCTATTGGGAAATTCCGGCGCATGAAGAAACCGCCATCAATGGCCGCTGGGTCCCCGCCCCTGGCTATGAGCTGTTCCAGTCGCTGAAGGATCGGTTCGGGGAGTTACCCATCATCGCCGAGGATCTGGGCGTCATCACGCCGGAGGTGGAACGGCTGCGGGACCATTTCGGCTTCCCCGGCATGCGCGTCCTGCCCTTTGAATGGGGCGACCATTTTGAGCCCTGGCATTACGATCCCAACCGCTATGCCGCCCATTCAGTGTTCTACACGGGCACCCACGACAATGACACGATCCTGGGCTGGGTCGCCGCGCGCGGTGGGCTGGACAGTGAATTGGGGCAGCGCATCCGGTCATACCTGAATACGGACGGGCGGGAGCTTCACTGGGATTTCATCCGCTTCGCTTTGGGCGTGAATTCCGAACTGGTCATCACGCCGGTGCAGGACGTCCTGGGCCTTGGCACGGAAGGCCGCATGAACGTTCCCGGCCTGCCCGACGGCAACTGGGGCTGGCGCCTGAAACCCGGTCAATGGACGGATGACCATGCCGACCGGCTGCGCGACCTGACGGCGACGGCGGGGCGGCTGCCGGCGTAAACCTACGGATGAAGCGACAACCCCTTGGTCGCCTTCTCCACCCCCTTCTTCGGACCGCGCAGGCCGATGCCGACCCAATCCGGAGCGACCGGATCCTCGGCCTGGAAGCAGGCGCGGTTGTCGGCATCATTGCCGGTGCGGAACATGCCGGCGACATAGGGGATGGTCAGCAGCCCGCGTTCCCGCGCCACCCGTGCCGCCTGTTCCAGCCCGTCCTTGCCGGCCTGGAACACCAGGATGGGCTGGCCCAGCATGCGCCCGAACGCCAGACCTTGCGCATCCAGATAGGGCTCGCCCAGCGCGTCCGGCGCGCCGGCGGCGATGCCGGTGGCCAGAAAGGCAGCCACGTTCAGCCGCTGCCAGGGCAGAAGATCGTCGCGGATGATCAGGGCGACCTTGGTATCAAACATCATGTCCCTCCGGTAATGGAGGGTCAGGATGCTGACGCCACCCCCGACCCGTCTGGAACATTTGTGCAGATTTGGCGATAGGCGGCGGGCGTGGTGCCATAGGCACGGCGGAACCAGCGGCCCAGATGGCTCTGATCCGCGAACCCGACGCTGGCCGCCACATCCGCCGGTGCCCCGCCCGCCGCCAGCAGCGCCTTGGCCCGCTTCAGCCGCAACTGCACCAGATAGGCATGGGGGGAGCGTCCATAGGCTTCCCGAAACTGGCGGTTCAGGCGGAACCGGTCGGTTCCGGCCATGTCTGCCAGGTCGGCCAGTCCGATGTCCGTTTCCAGATGGTCATGCAGCGCTTCGCGCGCTCTGGCGGCGGCCCGGTGCGGGCGTTGGCGGACCGGTTCCATGCGCCACAGATCGGGCTGCCACAAACGGCCCAGCAGCCGGTCCAGCGCCAGATCGCGGGCCAGCCGTCCCTCCCGCCCATGCAAGGCGCGGAAGGCCTGCGCAATGTCCTGGCACAGGCCCGCGTCCTCCCACAGCGTCTGGCGGAACCCTAGCGGGGCCAAGGGCCCGGCGGCATGGTCGCGCTGCTCCCGGACCCAGGACAGGGGCAGATACAGCATCTGATAGGTAAAGCCCGCCGGATCGGGACTGTGTCCGTCATGCGGCTGGCCGGGTTCGATCAGGATGGCGCGACCCGGAACGCTGACCACCTGTTGCCGGCCACAGCGAAAGGATTGCACGCCCTGTTCGGTGACGCCCAGCAGCAGTTCGTCATGGTCATGCATGTCGTAGGCATGGCCCGTGAAATGGGCCCGGATACTTTCGATGCCCGTCTCGGCATCGCGCCGCAACTGTGCCCAGTCGCGTGTGAGATCGGCGGGGGAAGCCGCATCCATGGCGCCTTCCCCCACCACCGTCACATCAGAAATCAGCCGGGGCGGCGATGCCGCTCTTGGCCAGATTGTCCTTGATCGCGCCCTTCAGACGCTCCAGCCCTTCGGGACTGAACGCTTCGGCGCGGGCCACCAGCACGTCCTGGGTGTTGGACGCACGCAGCAGCCACCAGCCGTCGACGGTCTTCACCCGCACACCGTCAATGTCATTGACCTCGGCCCCGCCGGCGGCTTCTTCCGCCTTAACACGGGCCTTGATCTCGTCCACGGCGGCGAACTTCCGCTCCTCATTCACCTGGAAGCGCACTTCCGGGGTGTTCAGCATGTCCGGCAGCTCATCGCGCAGACCCGACAGCTGACCAAAGCGCGACACCAGACCCAACAGACGGACGCCGCAATAAAGCGCGTCGTCAAAGCCATAATATTTGTCGGCAAAGAAGATATGGCCCGACATTTCACCGGCCAGCGGGCTGTTGGTTTCGGCCATCTTGGCCTTCAACAGCGAGTGGCCTGTCTTCCACATCAGCGGCTTGCCGCCCAGCTTGGCGATCTGGTCGAACAGGCTCTGGCTGGCCTTCACATCGGCGATGATGGTGGCACCGGGATGGTTGGCCAGCACATCCTTGGAATAGATGGCCACCAGCTGGTCGCCCCAGACGATGCGGCCCTTTTCATCCACGGCACCGATACGGTCGGCGTCGCCGTCAAACGCGATGCCCAGGTCGGCCTTCGTCTCAGCAACCTTGTGGAGGATATCTTCCAGATTTTCCGGGATGGTCGGGTCGGGATGATGGTTGGGGAAGGTGCCGTCGATGTCATCGAACAGCAGCGTGTGCTTGCCCGGCAGCTTCTTCACCAGACGCCGCAGGATTTCCCCGGCGGCGCCATTGCCATTGTCCCAGACCACGTTCAGGTCGCGGGTGCCGTCATAATCGGCGACCAGACGGTCGACATAGGCGTCCTGGATGTCGATCGTCTCTTCCGATCCCTCGCCGGCCTCGAAATCGCCGGCAGCGGCGATCTTGCCGATCTCCAGGATCTGGCTACCGAAGAACGGCGCCTTGCCGATCATCATCTTGAAGCCGTTGTAATCCGGCGGATTGTGCGAACCGGTGATCATCATCCCGGCATCCAGCTTCAGATGGCGCGCCGTGAAATACAGCATGGGTGTGGGACCGAGGCCAATGCGCACCACATGCAGGCCGACAGACTTCAACCCTTCGACGGCGGCGGCTTCCAGCGACGGGGAGGACAAGCGACCATCATAGCCGATGGCCACCTTCTTGCCGCCCCCGCGCACCACCATGGTGCCGAAGCCCCGGCCAATGGCGCGGGCATCGTCGGTCGTCAGCGTCTTGCCGATGATGCCGCGGATATCGTATTCGCGCAGGACCGTGGGATGGAAATTGTGCGCCAGGGTCATGTTTCCGTCACCTGAAGTGGAGTTGGTTAAGCATTTTATGGGCGCAGCAAAGCACAACCTGCGACCGCCCGCCAGCCTGTTCAACAGCCCTTTAGGTGGGAATGTTTCAGGGCTTTGGAGGTAGTGGGCCTAGGGGCGTTACAGACCCGCCCACACCCTCAATGAACCTCGCCCTTCGCCTTCTTCACCCGCCCCGGTCGCCCGACGCAGTGATAGGCGAAGCCGGCCATCTCCGCGTCTTCGGGATTGAAGATGTTGCGCAGATCGACCAGCACCGGGGCCTTCATCGCCTTGCAGATGCGGGACAGGTTCAGCATGCGGAATTCGTTCCATTCCGTCAGGACCAGTGCACAATCCGCACCGCTCAGCGCGCCATAGGCATCGTCGGCCCATTCCACACCGGGCAGCATCTTCTCCGCCTCATGCCGGCCCGCCGGATCATAGGCGGCGACGATGGCGCCGGCTTCCGCCAAGGCCGGGATGATATCCAGCGACGGGGCGTCGCGCATGTCGTCGGTGTTCGGCTTGAAGGTGACGCCCAGCACGCCGATGCGCTTGCCCGCCACCGACCCGCCGCAGGCGGCGATGACGCGGTCCGCCATGGCCTTCTTGCGCCTGTCGTTGATATCCACGACCGTTTCGATGATGCGCAACGGGCTGCCATAATCCTGCGCCGTCTTCACCAGGGCCAGCGTGTCCTTGGGGAAGCAGGAGCCGCCATAGCCGGGGCCGGGATGCAGGAATTTCTTGCCGATGCGGTTATCCAGGCCGATGCCCTTGGCCACATCATGCACATCGGCCCCCACCTTCTCGCACAGGTCCGCCACCTCGTTGATGAAGGTGATCTTGGCGGCCAGGAAGGTGTTGGCGGCATATTTGATCAGTTCCGACGTCTCCAGGCTGGTAAAGACCATCGGCGTCTCGATCAGGAACAGCGGGCGGTACAGCGCCCGCATCACTTGGCGCGCCCGGTCGCTGTCGGTACCGATCACCACCCGGTCGGGCCGCATGAAATCCTCAATGGCCGAGCCTTCGCGCAGAAATTCCGGGTTCGACGCCACGTCGAAATCGGCTTCCGGCCTTGTCTTGCGGATGATGCGCGCCACCTCGCGGCCCGTACCGACGGGCACCGTGCTTTTGGTCACGATCACCGTGTAATCATCGGGGTCCAGGGCCGCCGCGATCTCCGCCGCTGCGGCATAGACATAGGACAGGTCGGCATGCCCGTCCCCGCGGCGCGACGGCGTGCCCACGGCGATGAACACCGCATCGGCCCCGCGTACAGCCGTCGGTAGGTCGGTGGTGAAAGACAGGCGCCCGGCCTTGGCGTTCTTCTCCACCAGCGCGTCCAGCCCCGGCTCATAGATCGGGATTTCGCCTTTCAGCAACCGGTCGATCTTGCCCTGATCCTTGTCGACGCAGATCGTTTCCACCCCGAACTCGGAAAAACAGGCACCAGAGACAAGACCGACATAGCCGGTGCCGATGACGGCAATGCGCATCGGGAATCCCCCTTGGAAAAGAACACCTTCACGCCATAGCACAAACCAGCACCGGAGGTCTTGCGCCCTTGTGACCGTTATGCGGCGTTCCTGTTACGCCACATTCTTCTTGTTGTAGAAGTCGCGCCGGGCCCAGGCCTGGAACGGATAGGCCAGTTGGCCGAGGAAACCAGCGGGCACGGCATCCTTGCAGCCGATATTCACCGGCGGCTTGCGGTCGGACGGCAGGTGGCGGGTGCCGAACACCACGTCCCACAGGATGAAATTCTCCCCATAGTTCACGTTGCCCTCAACGGGGTCACGGTTATGGTGCCAGCGGTGCAGTTCCGGCGTGGAGAAGACCCAGTTCAGCGGGCCGCAGCGCATGTCGACATTACAGTGGGTCAGGAAGCCGATATAGGTGGTGATGGCCAGCACCCAGACGATCACATCCTTGGGCGCCCCCGCGATCCCGGCGATGGTCAGCGCGAAGGCCGTCTTCCAGATGCTGTCCAGGAAATGGAATCGGCCCGTATTGACGATCCACAGTTTGGTGACGCTGTGATGGATGGCATGCCAGTGCCAGATGGCGCGGAACTCGTGGCTGGTCCGGTGCGCCCAGTAGAGGCCGAATTCACCCAAAATCATGGCCAGCAGCACCTGTGCCCACAGCGGCCAATGACCCGGCCAGAAGCCGGACGCCGCCTCCGGCCCCGCCTGGGCCAGACCCAGCATGGCAATGGAGGCCGCGATCACCTGACCCAGCCCCTTGTTCAGCACCGTATGCGCGATGTCGTTCAGCAACTGGCCGTCGCTAGCCATCCATGCCTGTTCGTAGGGCATGACCCTTTCCAGGATCAGTAACGTCACCGCCAGCCCGAAATAGGTGATGTTGAAAGCCAGGACAGGGTGCCCCACCTGCCCGCCGTACCAGTAGCCGGCGATGCAGACCGCGACCAGCAGCGGCCATAACAGATGGGCGATAACGGCGCGCATCGATCTTCCTTTGGGTAGATTACCTAGGATGTATTGCCCCCAAGCCCCCGTTCGCGCAAGGTTCCGCGCGGTCGCAGGCGATAAAGACAGCGGAAACGGACAGCAGCATGAAGATCGGTCTGGCATTGGGCAGCGGGGCGGCGCGCGGCTGGGCGCATGTGGGTGTGCTGCGCGCCCTGTCTGAATTCGGGCTGAAGCCTGACGTCATCGCGGGCACCTCCGTGGGTGCCCTGGTTGGGGCCGCCTATCTGACGGATCAATTGGAGGAACTGAAGCAGTTCGCCATGGGGTTCGGCATGCTGGATACGATCAAGCTGCTGGACCTCACCCTGTCGCGCGGCGGTCTGGTCAGCGTGGAAAAAGCGTATGAGCGCTTCCGTAACGAACATACCGATATTGCCATCGAGTCGCTGCCGATCCCCTTTGCCGCCGTCGCCACAGACCTGTCGACCGGCAAGGAGGTCTGGCTGCGCGAAGGGCATCTGCTGGATGTCGTCCGCGCGTCCGCCGCCATTCCCGGCATGTTCCCGGCGGTGCCGTATCAGAACATGTGGCTGGCCGATGGCGCGCTGGTAAACCCGGTTCCCGTCTCGCTGTGCCGGGCGCTGGGGGCGGAGGTGGTGATCGCCATCAACCTGAATGGCGACCTGTCACAGATGCCCCGCCTGTCCAAGGCACAGCTGGGCCCCGTCAATGTCTCCCTGCCCGAACACCCGATTGAAGGCACGGCCGACGCCGAAATGCCAGCCCGCCCCATCCCCAAGCCGCTGGCCAAGCTGGCTGCCAAGCTGAACGAGGTGGGGGAGAATGCGCGCCAGCAGATCCAGGCCCGCTTTGCCAAGCCGCCGCGCCCACCCGCCCCCGGCATTCTGGAGGTGATGGCCAGTTCGGTGGACATCATGCAGGACCGCATCACCCGATCGCGTCTGGCAGGCGAACCGCCCGACGTGCTGATCACGCCGCGCATTGGACATATCGGCATCCTGGAGTTTGAGCGGGCCGAGGAACTGATCCAGCTGGGCTACACCGCCGCCATCGCCATGCGCCCGGCGGTGGAACTGGCGATGGTGCGGTAGGTCCAGGCCAAAACCGCAAGATCGGTCGAGCGTGCGGGGGCGACACGGGGTAGGGTTCCGTCCATCACCTCCCCACCAAAAGGACCCACATGAAGGCGGCGCTTCGACGTCACCAGACCCGGATGCTGCGGGTGCTGGATCATATCGATCAGCATCTGGATGAAGAACTTGATCTGGAACGGCTGAGCAGCGTCGCCGCCTACTCGAAATTCCATTTCCACCGGCTGTTCACGGCCAGTTTCGGGCTGTCCCTGCACCGCTATGTGCAATTGGCCCGCCTGAAACGCGCCTCCTACCGGCTGGCCTATCGCGATGGCGACAGCGTGACGGAGATCGCGCTGGATGCGGGGTATGAGGCACCGGACGCGTTCGCCCGCGCCTTCCGGCAACGGCTCAGGCAATCCCCCTCCGAATTCCGAAAATCACCCGACTGGCAGCCCTGGATGGATGCCTTCGACCCGCTTGACCATGCACGGAGCCTTCTGATGCAACAGCGTTTCACACCCGCCGATGTCACCATCCGCGACGTGGCCCCGACACCCGTCGCCATTATGGAACATCATGGCGATCCGGCCACCCTGCCCGCCACCATCCAGCGCTTCATCGCCTGGCGTAAATCCGTGGGCCTGCATCCCGGCAACAGTCAGACCTTCAATGTCTGGTTTTCTGAACGCCGGCCCGACAATCCCGCCGATTATCGCATGCATCTGTGTGCCGGCACCGACCTGCCCATCGCGCCCGACGACCCGGAGGTGAAGCCGGGCATCATCCCCGGCGGTCGCTGCGCCGTGCTGCGGGTGGTCGGCCATACCCATAATCTGGAACCCGCCGCCCTGTTCCTGTATCGCGACTGGCTGCCCGCCAGCGGGGAGGAACCGGGCGACTTCCCGCTTTACTGCCAGCGCCTGCGGTTCTTCCCGGAAGTGCCGGAACATGAGACGGTGGCGGAGCTGTTCCTGCCACTGCGCCCCCTGTCACCACTGCCGCCTTTGCCCTAAACTGCTGGCATGCCTTCCGACATCCCGCCACTCGCCCACATCCGCTTCACCGGCACCATCATTGAATGGCGGGGGCCGTCGCCGTTCTTCTTCATCGCGCTGCCCTCCGATCTGGTGGAGACGGTACGACGGGCGGCGCGGCTGGCCAGCTATGGCTGGGGTGTTGTGCCGGTGCAGGCATCGGTGAACGACACCGCCTTCACAACATCGCTGTTCCCAAAGGATGGCGGCTATCTGCTGCCCCTGAAGCTGGTGGTGCGAAAGAATGCCGGGGTTGTTCTGGGCGATACGGTGACAGTCGACATACAGGTGGCGGCCAGGGATGGGACGGAGGATTGGTAGCGGGAGCAATGCAGCCGATTGCAGACATTATTCCTATTTCATGACATACTGCCCTGCATAATCGGCGCCTTGTCGTTCTACGAACCGG
Proteins encoded in this region:
- the pgmG gene encoding phosphoglucomutase/phosphomannomutase PgmG; the encoded protein is MTLAHNFHPTVLREYDIRGIIGKTLTTDDARAIGRGFGTMVVRGGGKKVAIGYDGRLSSPSLEAAAVEGLKSVGLHVVRIGLGPTPMLYFTARHLKLDAGMMITGSHNPPDYNGFKMMIGKAPFFGSQILEIGKIAAAGDFEAGEGSEETIDIQDAYVDRLVADYDGTRDLNVVWDNGNGAAGEILRRLVKKLPGKHTLLFDDIDGTFPNHHPDPTIPENLEDILHKVAETKADLGIAFDGDADRIGAVDEKGRIVWGDQLVAIYSKDVLANHPGATIIADVKASQSLFDQIAKLGGKPLMWKTGHSLLKAKMAETNSPLAGEMSGHIFFADKYYGFDDALYCGVRLLGLVSRFGQLSGLRDELPDMLNTPEVRFQVNEERKFAAVDEIKARVKAEEAAGGAEVNDIDGVRVKTVDGWWLLRASNTQDVLVARAEAFSPEGLERLKGAIKDNLAKSGIAAPADF
- a CDS encoding AraC family transcriptional regulator; this translates as MKAALRRHQTRMLRVLDHIDQHLDEELDLERLSSVAAYSKFHFHRLFTASFGLSLHRYVQLARLKRASYRLAYRDGDSVTEIALDAGYEAPDAFARAFRQRLRQSPSEFRKSPDWQPWMDAFDPLDHARSLLMQQRFTPADVTIRDVAPTPVAIMEHHGDPATLPATIQRFIAWRKSVGLHPGNSQTFNVWFSERRPDNPADYRMHLCAGTDLPIAPDDPEVKPGIIPGGRCAVLRVVGHTHNLEPAALFLYRDWLPASGEEPGDFPLYCQRLRFFPEVPEHETVAELFLPLRPLSPLPPLP
- a CDS encoding patatin-like phospholipase family protein encodes the protein MKIGLALGSGAARGWAHVGVLRALSEFGLKPDVIAGTSVGALVGAAYLTDQLEELKQFAMGFGMLDTIKLLDLTLSRGGLVSVEKAYERFRNEHTDIAIESLPIPFAAVATDLSTGKEVWLREGHLLDVVRASAAIPGMFPAVPYQNMWLADGALVNPVPVSLCRALGAEVVIAINLNGDLSQMPRLSKAQLGPVNVSLPEHPIEGTADAEMPARPIPKPLAKLAAKLNEVGENARQQIQARFAKPPRPPAPGILEVMASSVDIMQDRITRSRLAGEPPDVLITPRIGHIGILEFERAEELIQLGYTAAIAMRPAVELAMVR
- a CDS encoding DUF1905 domain-containing protein, producing the protein MPSDIPPLAHIRFTGTIIEWRGPSPFFFIALPSDLVETVRRAARLASYGWGVVPVQASVNDTAFTTSLFPKDGGYLLPLKLVVRKNAGVVLGDTVTVDIQVAARDGTEDW
- the malQ gene encoding 4-alpha-glucanotransferase, producing the protein MMNIQRASGLLLHPTSLPGGHGIGDMGPAARAFLADMQAAGQSIWQILPLAPTSLGNSPYSALSSFAGNPLLISFDDLVRDGFADAAILSGLPGNEAERVDYDGVAASKLAALDIVAGNFLKRSSDDEEWGDFELFRARNDAEWLDDYALYTVLKAKHGGAAWLDWNALYASRDPIGIGEARHTLSFEIKKIKVQQFLFFRQWMALKKDANARGIRIMGDIPIFVAGDSADVWSRRDLFDLDGSGRPTIVAGVPPDYFSATGQRWGNPLYRWDAHRAEGFSWWHRRIAKTLETVDMVRIDHFRGFEAYWEIPAHEETAINGRWVPAPGYELFQSLKDRFGELPIIAEDLGVITPEVERLRDHFGFPGMRVLPFEWGDHFEPWHYDPNRYAAHSVFYTGTHDNDTILGWVAARGGLDSELGQRIRSYLNTDGRELHWDFIRFALGVNSELVITPVQDVLGLGTEGRMNVPGLPDGNWGWRLKPGQWTDDHADRLRDLTATAGRLPA
- a CDS encoding DUF2000 domain-containing protein produces the protein MMFDTKVALIIRDDLLPWQRLNVAAFLATGIAAGAPDALGEPYLDAQGLAFGRMLGQPILVFQAGKDGLEQAARVARERGLLTIPYVAGMFRTGNDADNRACFQAEDPVAPDWVGIGLRGPKKGVEKATKGLSLHP
- a CDS encoding sterol desaturase family protein, which translates into the protein MRAVIAHLLWPLLVAVCIAGYWYGGQVGHPVLAFNITYFGLAVTLLILERVMPYEQAWMASDGQLLNDIAHTVLNKGLGQVIAASIAMLGLAQAGPEAASGFWPGHWPLWAQVLLAMILGEFGLYWAHRTSHEFRAIWHWHAIHHSVTKLWIVNTGRFHFLDSIWKTAFALTIAGIAGAPKDVIVWVLAITTYIGFLTHCNVDMRCGPLNWVFSTPELHRWHHNRDPVEGNVNYGENFILWDVVFGTRHLPSDRKPPVNIGCKDAVPAGFLGQLAYPFQAWARRDFYNKKNVA
- a CDS encoding UDP-glucose dehydrogenase family protein; the encoded protein is MRIAVIGTGYVGLVSGACFSEFGVETICVDKDQGKIDRLLKGEIPIYEPGLDALVEKNAKAGRLSFTTDLPTAVRGADAVFIAVGTPSRRGDGHADLSYVYAAAAEIAAALDPDDYTVIVTKSTVPVGTGREVARIIRKTRPEADFDVASNPEFLREGSAIEDFMRPDRVVIGTDSDRARQVMRALYRPLFLIETPMVFTSLETSELIKYAANTFLAAKITFINEVADLCEKVGADVHDVAKGIGLDNRIGKKFLHPGPGYGGSCFPKDTLALVKTAQDYGSPLRIIETVVDINDRRKKAMADRVIAACGGSVAGKRIGVLGVTFKPNTDDMRDAPSLDIIPALAEAGAIVAAYDPAGRHEAEKMLPGVEWADDAYGALSGADCALVLTEWNEFRMLNLSRICKAMKAPVLVDLRNIFNPEDAEMAGFAYHCVGRPGRVKKAKGEVH
- a CDS encoding AraC family transcriptional regulator, whose product is MDAASPADLTRDWAQLRRDAETGIESIRAHFTGHAYDMHDHDELLLGVTEQGVQSFRCGRQQVVSVPGRAILIEPGQPHDGHSPDPAGFTYQMLYLPLSWVREQRDHAAGPLAPLGFRQTLWEDAGLCQDIAQAFRALHGREGRLARDLALDRLLGRLWQPDLWRMEPVRQRPHRAAARAREALHDHLETDIGLADLADMAGTDRFRLNRQFREAYGRSPHAYLVQLRLKRAKALLAAGGAPADVAASVGFADQSHLGRWFRRAYGTTPAAYRQICTNVPDGSGVASAS